In one window of Branchiostoma floridae strain S238N-H82 chromosome 14, Bfl_VNyyK, whole genome shotgun sequence DNA:
- the LOC118430411 gene encoding activated CDC42 kinase 1-like, with the protein MSSDENPDWLGELLAEIQLEQFLPKIRDELHVTRLSHFDYVKGEDLEKIGMGKPGQRRLMEAIKRKKAAQRKSWLGKVLLRKEPECPSKPSFTAKRPSPTSTTASMSFNTSQLTCLISEKELCLYEKLGDGSFGVVRKGDWTTPGGCTIPVAVKCLKNEVLVQPDAFMDFVKEVNAMHQLDHPNLIRLYGVVLSSPLMMVTELAPKGALLDKLRKAGHRFPIATLCEYAIQIANGMAYLESHRYIHRDLAARNILLASNEVVKIGDFGLMRALPQTEDYYVMTEQKKVPFAWCAPESLKSRHFSHASDTWMFGVTLWEMFTYGNEPWLGYNGTQPDFDLESPCGEGCVHPATMILQKIDQEGERLPKPSDCPQDIYQLMMQCWAHKPCDRPTFEALKDFLTEARPPEYRAVSKSKDADDGKLPMDTGDIITIIEGRAENYWWRGQNRGTLQIGQFPRNLVVPKSGRVIADISKPLKDSFIHTGHGAGDTKAEQWGHPDHIDEVYLRNPMDPPDLLGIEEPNSPQKRLPLASRRPVYDEPPENESGEYARLKRQPSNASSAGSKKQQQQQQQHQEKSLGKSKFYIQIPAKDKANKSKPMMLIDLSDVDGNGENAGTRRTTSPPRTLLDSYPTPPTSPTKTLPRPLNPQPAGKDGSDMYWDTKPLPPIPVTYDDVPDEEALASLAGRDAAKEAGVVSSQSERLLSRGRSAKEGSVMEERAMAAFLWLNNEMIDAMRRSQTLPQNVRRKSKSADVSPDQSPRSRYLATTQLGQHDHHDDDFESSDKKPLLPPRARDSSRFITLPTKMKANGKRDTQTQKSNDSSKSNDSGFEGSPRNSSEAATDVLVDVSGESKPEIPPRIPLRIPSQPIGATLRSPRLSDSCVPFDLSPDVEGDMSSLSSSAPSPVTPPVFDEGVPPIPPRLPIQPLSLNASWPRSFVTQDDTSLTSTAAHRSSWDKPFIYPITKNGQKLSNTHYFLLPKKPEDFDPNNSMNFSVNAKNPPKIPPPPNMAHVRPLPREEVKLQAQTHRPGDLGVENVAYRTSSTSLGVPLLPPPPKVDSLRPGTLPARRSVSQPNDESVQKSTGVETERRRSRTPDSFSAMKETSGSQEKVYQVQMSVHGVTTDECEHALQNNNWEVKKAIDYLKVEQLFRIGVQSKDRCQKMLEAFNWNLEKASAAVLEDWNTR; encoded by the exons GTGCTGCTAAGAAAAGAGCCGGAGTGCCCCAGTAAACCGTCCTTCACAGCGAAGCGCCCCTCCCCCACCTCCACCACAGCGTCCATGTCCTTCAACACCTCCCAGCTCACCTGCCTCATCAGTGAGAAGGAGCTGTGTCTGTACGAGAAGCTGGGAGACGGGTCCTTCGGAGTGGTCAGGAAGGGCGACTGGACAACACCGGGAGGATGCACG ATCCCAGTAGCAGTGAAATGTTTGAAGAACGAGGTGCTAGTACAGCCAGACGCCTTCATGGACTTTGTGAAGGAAGTCAACGCCATGCACCAGTTGGACCATCCCAACCTCATCCGCCTCTACGGGGTGGTGCTGTCCTCCCCCCTCATGATG GTGACAGAACTCGCACCCAAAGGAGCGTTACTGGACAAGCTGCGAAAGGCCGGGCACCGCTTCCCCATCGCCACGCTGTGTGAGTACGCCATCCAGATCGCCAACGGGATGGCGTACCTCGAGTCTCACAGATACATCCACAGGGACCTCGCTGCAAGGAACATACTACTGGCGTCTAACGAAGTG GTAAAAATTGGTGACTTTGGTTTGATGCGAGCCCTGCCACAAACAGAGGACTATTATGTCATGACTGAGCAGAAGAAAGTGCCTTTTGCATG GTGTGCGCCGGAGAGTCTGAAGAGTCGACATTTTTCTCACGCCAGTGACACGTGGATGTTCGGAGTCACACTTTGGGAGATGTTCACGTATGGAAATGAGCCGTGGCTCGGTTACAATGGTACCCAG cctgactttgaccttgaatcCCCATGTGGTGAAGGTTGCGTACATCCTGCTACCATG ATATTACAGAAGATAGACCAGGAGGGAGAGCGGTTACCGAAGCCCAGCGACTGTCCCCAGGACATCTACCAGCTCATGATGCAGTGTTGGGCACACAAGCCCTGCGACAGGCCCACCTTCGAGGCTCTCAAGGACTTCCTAACAGAG GCCAGGCCCCCAGAGTACCGTGCAGTCAGCAAGTCTAAAGACGCGGACGATGGAAAACTTCCCATGGACACTGGTGACATCATAACCATTATCGAGGGCAG GGCAGAGAACTACTGGTGGAGAGGCCAGAACAGAGGGACGCTGCAGATCGGACAGTTTCCACGCAACCTGGTGGTGCCGAAGAGCGGGCGCGTGATCGCCGACATCAGCAAACCGCTGAAGGACAGCTTCATCCACACGGGACACGGCGCGGGCGATACTAAGGCGGAACAGTGGGGGCACCCTGATCACATTGACGA AGTGTACCTGAGAAACCCCATGGACCCTCCTGATCTGCTTGGCATAGAAGAACCCAACAGCCCACAGAAGAGACTGCCTTTGGCAAGCAGAA GACCTGTCTATGACGAGCCCCCAGAGAATGAGAGCGGGGAGTACGCTCGTCTGAAGAGACAGCCTTCCAACGCTTCTTCTGCAGGCAGCAAGaagcagcaacaacagcaacagcagcaTCAGGAGAAATCCCTGGGCAAGAGCAAGTTCTACATCCAGATACCTGCCAAGGACAAGGCCAACAAGTCCAAACCGATGATGCTGATTGATCTGTCTGATGTCGACGGAAACGGAGAGAACGCAGGGACAAGGAGAACGACATCCCCGCCCCGGACGCTGCTCGACAGCTATCCCACCCCTCCCACCAGCCCGACCAAAACCCTCCCCAGACCCCTGAACCCCCAACCCGCTGGTAAAGACGGCAGTGACATGTACTGGGACACAAAACCTCTCCCCCCTATCCCTGTAACTTATGACGATGTCCCAGATGAGGAAGCCCTCGCGTCATTGGCCGGTCGGGACGCAGCAAAGGAAGCTGGAGTGGtcagcagccaatcagaaaggCTGTTGAGCAGAGGAAGGAGTGCAAAGGAAGGAAGCGTGATGGAAGAAAGAGCAATGGCGGCGTTTCTGTGGTTGAACAATGAGATGATCGATGCGATGCGACGGTCCCAGACCCTGCCGCAGAATGTGAGACGGAAATCGAAAAGCGCCGACGTGTCGCCAGACCAAAGTCCTCGGAGTCGATACCTCGCTACAACGCAGCTGGGACAGCACGATCACCATGACGATGACTTTGAAAGTTCGGACAAAAAGCCTCTGTTGCCGCCAAGAGCGCGGGACAGCAGCCGGTTCATCACCCTGCCAACGAAGATGAAAGCAAATGGGAAGAGAGACACGCAGACACAGAAGTCTAATGACTCTAGTAAGTCGAACGATTCCGGATTCGAGGGTTCGCCCAGAAATTCCTCGGAAGCTGCTACGGACGTGTTAGTGGATGTGAGTGGAGAGAGTAAACCTGAGATCCCTCCGCGGATTCCGCTCAGAATTCCCAGCCAGCCCATCGGTGCCACGTTACGGAGCCCTCGACTTTCGGACTCTTGTGTGCCCTTTGACCTGTCTCCTGATGTAGAAGGAGACATGTCATCGTTGTCGAGTAGTGCCCCTAGCCCGGTTACCCCACCAGTGTTTGACGAAGGTGTTCCTCCGATCCCTCCCCGGCTACCGATCCAGCCTCTCTCTCTCAACGCCTCGTGGCCGAGAAGTTTTGTCACTCAGGACGACACGAGTCTTACGTCCACAGCTGCTCACCGATCCAGCTGGGACAAACCCTTCATCTACCCCATCACGAAAAACGGACAGAAACTCAGCAACACTCATTACTTCCTCCTCCCAAAGAAACCCGAAGACTTTGACCCAAACAACAGTATGAACTTCTCTGTCAACGCAAAGAACCCCCCCAAGATACCTCCGCCGCCCAACATGGCCCACGTTCGGCCTCTCCCTCGGGAGGAGGTGAAGCTGCAGGCCCAAACGCACCGTCCGGGCGATCTCGGCGTGGAGAATGTTGCATATAGAACTAGCTCCACCTCCCTGGGGGTTCCCTTGCTGCCGCCTCCCCCAAAGGTGGACTCCTTGCGGCCGGGCACGCTCCCCGCGAGACGGTCGGTCTCACAGCCCAACGACGAAAGCGTGCAGAAGTCAACTGGTGTAGAGACGGAGCGACGGCGCTCGCGGACTCCCGATTCCTTCTCCGCTATGAAGGAGACGAGTGGCTCTCAGGAAAAGGTCTACCAG GTTCAGATGAGTGTGCATGGGGTGACCACGGATGAATGTGAGCACGCTCTGCAGAACAACAACTGGGAGGTCAAGAAGGCTATTGACTACCTCAAG GTTGAGCAGCTGTTTCGAATCGGTGTCCAGTCCAAAGACCGCTGTCAGAAAATGCTGGAGGCCTTCAACTGGAACCTGGAGAAGGCCAGTGCTGCTGTGCTGGAGGATTGGAACACCAGATGA